CAGTCAGGTATTTCCTAATGATCAAGAACAAGAGACCATTGATCACAAGCTTAAAAGGCTGTTTCAAAAATTAAAAGAGAAAGAAGCTGACACAAAGGACATTTCTTGGACATTGGACATTCAAACCGGTAAGCTGAGCTGCTGAGAAAAATAAGCATTTTATCCGTCCACAACAGGTTGAGCAATTGCAATTGTCGTGGTGTCATCATTGCACAACTCCAATGATATCATTACTGGAGTAGTGAAACGTGATATTCTACAAATAGAACAACATGATCTATCATTGTGTTCTTCCCCCAGTATATGAGCAACGTGACGCTGCTGAATTTTTTGAGAAGATTTTAAGCACGGTCAAGAATAATGTGTCTAAGGTACTGCATTACTGAGATCATATTGTACAAAACCTTTAAGGGGAACATTCAATTATGTAAATGTTTACATTATAAGAATATTATATGTTTGTATCTTTAGATCTTCGAAGGACAATTGTCGCACACTATCTCCTGTGCAAATAGTCATATTTCCAATATTGAACCTGGTCCATTTTGGGTTCTGCCCCTCTCCATGGACGTAACCTTAGGCCCTGGTCAAAGCTACAGTGTGGTATGGAAAATATATAacacaggtaactgacaaaataaaggaagtGTCTTAATCAGGTGTTGAGCCAGAttagcttcaatgcaccttggcatagattctacaagtgtctggaactctattggagggatgcaacaccatttTTATTTtcacaagaaattccataatttggtgatTTGTTGATGGTGTTATAAAACGGTGTCTCGGGTGTCGCTgtagaatctcccataagtgttcaattaaGTTGAGAACTGGTAACTGAgacagccatggcatatggtttacatagtATTCATGCTATGTAAACATGCTCATGCTCATCCAACCATTAATTGACCACTAGTGTCccgtggatgggggcattgttatTCTATGGGGGCACAGCCATGGTAGCTAAGTAATGGCCAGAATAATGGCCTACCTAGCATTTTTATACATGTCCCTCAGCATAATAGGGATTTTAATTTCTTAATTTCTTAATTAACTCGGGAACCACACCTATGTGGAAGCAACTGCTTACAATATATACTTTGTAGGCTATCCCGCGTTTCCATTATTTTTGCAGTTACCTGTAGCAGCTCAGTGTTTGGAAACAAGGCAAATATGAAAATATATGTCAGGAGGTGCAAGAGAGGATATTTActaatgtgtttgtatgtgttttcAGAATGACGGTTTTGAGGAGTTTTTTGAGAAATCAACTATCACTGGGGACAAGCTGTACTGTGCTAAATGCAATGAAGAAGTGGAAGCAACAACTGTGAGTAATATCTTTAAAGTTGTCTTTTAAAATCACTGATTGTATCACAAGTCTCTGGAAGTGTGTCACAGGCTTTTCAAAGCACATTGACGGTTCGAATGTCACTGTATCTTTATTTAGAGACTGTAATAATAATGACTGAGAGTGGGTTTTGTTCCACCAGGTATGTAAGATGGTACATCACCCAGAGATTCTGACTCTGCTACTCAAGAGGTTCGAGTTTGACTACCATGGGATGACATATGTCAAAATCAAGCGCTCTGTGGACGTTCCTCACAAATTACAGACAGAGGTAACTACAAAACTGTCTTTATTTGATAGGTTGTTTATCACAGATTGTATCATGGAGGTTGGCCTTGGAAAGTGTTAGACCTACAATCACTTCTATATTAGATAGATCTCTTGAACTGTGGCTAGCATTCTTACCTCAAGACCAAAATGTTTGAACTTCAACTACCCAGGTGGAGTACTCCTGAAAGGTTTCTGCAGTGTTTTATTTAGGCAAGGACAAGTAGCACAAGGTGACATAACCGATTTCTATCGTTTTTATTCTCTCCTACATAAATGTTATATTTTCATCTGTAGTTCAtggaatatattttttattgtctGATTGCTCTGAACAGAATGGGGCATATGAACTCTATGCAATTGTGGACCATGAAGGAAGTCTAAGAAGTGGACATTACACTGCTACAATCAGGTCCTATGAGGATCAGAAGTGGTATTTGTTTAATGACAGCAACGTAAGCCTGGTAAGGGGGATTTAAAAATACAGCAGGGAAAGTATACTGGTAGATGGACAATAGGGGGTGGGCATAGGCCTACTGtaaacagaagtgtgtgtgtgtgggtgggggggggggtgggggggggggggggggggtcatacaGTATGTGCTCTGGAGTCGAGAGTTTTACAGCTTGACCAGACTCCGGCTCAGTAAGGAAGAGTTATTACATTGTTGTTGTAATTGGACTTCATTTTATAGTGCCATTTTGTTTGGGTATGAAATGAACTAGACAAAGGTATAACtgaagagtttatttccaaaaatacccaccaatttttcacatttgtgttttttcatcagaaatTATTGCTTAGGGGtaccttcatgtgtgtgtaaaatattgcTGTTCTCATATTTTTGTATATTTGtctgtgatatgttgttgtcttacctagctatcttaagattaaTGCATTTACTGTAAGTCACTATGGATACATttacaaatgtaaatgttttacatactGATTTAATTATTTTACTATTTCTACATTTCTTTATAAAAATGTAGGTATTAgttacatttgactgtgtaaaacctagcagttCTACTTATTTCTCTGAGTGGGAGTTGGATGTATAGTATTTTGCAAAGAAATATGATTATTTGTCTCTGAAAGAAAAATAAAAACCATCAAGTGAAAGATTTTAAagaaccccatgccatgattagatagtcaAAGAACATACCAATCTCATTCTTAATTTCTATAAATAATAAAAGctcatttacaaacatttctgaaaatggatatatgCGTTTTGGAATGAAACTATTAAAGTTAATTTACTCAAATGTATCCAAATTCAGGTGTGATGAGAAAAAATTGAATATATTTTCACGTTGAATATATTCACCAACACAAATGCAACACTCAATATGTAATGCAGCTGCACATTCTTTCTCCCCCGCCCTGCCCCCTCTTCCATATAGATCACATTGGAACCAAACTTAAGGTAAAATGCACCCCGTTtcatcattttgtgtgtgtgtgtgtgtccataaaaTTAGATATACTTGCCAAAATTATGATCTTAAATCATATAAAAATGCCcaatatgatttttttttctctcactttaGATCACAAAGTGCTTATCTGCTTATTTATAGGACATGTGAGTTATCAAATATTACCTTTTTGATATGTTTTACTCCTCTTGTCATACAACCTAAAATATCAATATTCTTCAATTGTTTTCTTATTGTTGTCTTCCCATTCTTCCATGATCTATTTACATCTGTAGCCCTAAATACTACATAATCTTTAGTTCCAGTTCTGTGGTATCAATTACTGTAAAACTGTGACACGTATTGCAGGTGGATACAGACAAGAAGAGGATAAGAGGTCAGTTGGAAACAGAGGAGACGAGGAGGGGGGCTCATGGTCAAAGAGAAGAGGAAATGAAAAGGATGCAGCTAAAAAGAGACCAAAATTTGAATGGATTATAAATTATATTTACTCACGCATAACAGCAATTGGATCATGGGGAAAAAGAGGAGAATATAAAATTGATGCAGATGAAAATAAAGGAGAAGGGGGCAAATGTACAGATGGGGAgaatggagatggagggaaggagaggtcaggTGCAAAGAGAGAAGATGATAAAACGTCAGGTGAAAAATGTACGGAAGAGGATCAGAGGTCAGGTGGAAACAGAAGAGGAGATAAGAGGTCATctggaaacagagaggaagatgaTACAAGGTCAGATGGAAACAGTAGTGAGGATTATGACAGGTCCGGTGGAAACCGAAGAGGAGAAGGTGATAAGAGGTCAGGTGGAAACAGTAAGGAAGAGGATAAGAGGCCAGGTGGAAACAGTATAGAGGATGATACAAGGTCAGGTGGAAACAGTATAGAGGATGATGACAGGTCTGGTGgaaacagaagaggagaaggTGATAAGAGGTCAGGTGGAAACAGTGTAGAAGTTGATACAAGATCAGGAGGAAACAGGGGTGAGGATGGTGACAGGTCCGGTGGACATAGAAGAGGAGAAGGTGATAAGAGGTCAGGTGGAAACAGTGGGGAAGAGGATAAGAGGTCTTGTGGAAACATTGAAGAAGAAAAGCGGTCCGTTGGAAATGGTAGAGAGGATCATAACAGGTCCGGTGgaaacagaagaggagaaggTGATAAGAGGTCAGGTGGAAACAGTGGGGAAGAGGATAAGAGGTCTTGTGGAAACATTGAAGAAGAAAAGCGGTCCGTTGGAAATGGTAGAGAGGATCATAACAGGTCCgaaacagaagaggagaaggTGATAAGAGGTCAGGTGGAAACAGTGGGGAAGAGGATAAGAGGTCTTGTGGAAACATTGAAGAAGAAAAGCGGTCCGTTGGAAATGGTAGAGAGGATCATAACAGGTCCGGTGgaaacagaagaggagaaggTGA
The window above is part of the Oncorhynchus gorbuscha isolate QuinsamMale2020 ecotype Even-year linkage group LG21, OgorEven_v1.0, whole genome shotgun sequence genome. Proteins encoded here:
- the LOC124008905 gene encoding uncharacterized protein LOC124008905 translates to MDSLCTTDTGYHPHGLINQGATCYLNSVLQVFFMTKDFREAIESQVFPNDQEQETIDHKLKRLFQKLKEKEADTKDISWTLDIQTVYEQRDAAEFFEKILSTVKNNVSKIFEGQLSHTISCANSHISNIEPGPFWVLPLSMDVTLGPGQSYSVNDGFEEFFEKSTITGDKLYCAKCNEEVEATTVCKMVHHPEILTLLLKRFEFDYHGMTYVKIKRSVDVPHKLQTENGAYELYAIVDHEGSLRSGHYTATIRSYEDQKWYLFNDSNVSLITLEPNLRSQSAYLLIYRTCGYRQEEDKRSVGNRGDEEGGSWSKRRGNEKDAAKKRPKFEWIINYIYSRITAIGSWGKRGEYKIDADENKGEGGKCTDGENGDGGKERSGAKREDDKTSGEKCTEEDQRSGGNRRGDKRSSGNREEDDTRSDGNSSEDYDRSGGNRRGEGDKRSGGNSKEEDKRPGGNSIEDDTRSGGNSIEDDDRSGGNRRGEGDKRSGGNSVEVDTRSGGNRGEDGDRSGGHRRGEGDKRSGGNSGEEDKRSCGNIEEEKRSVGNGREDHNRSGGNRRGEGDKRSGGNSGEEDKRSCGNIEEEKRSVGNGREDHNRSETEEEKVIRGQVETVGKRIRGLVETLKKKSGPLEMVERIITGPVETEEEKVIRGQVETVEKMIRGQVETEKKMTRCQVKKVRKRIRGQVETVVRMIIGLVETVRKRIRGQVETV